A window of Epinephelus lanceolatus isolate andai-2023 chromosome 3, ASM4190304v1, whole genome shotgun sequence genomic DNA:
tttctgaggctggtgactcggatgaacttatcctcagaagcagaggtgactcttggtcttcctttcctgggtcggtcctcatgtgtgccagtttcgttgtagcgcttgatggtttttgcgactccacttggggacacatttaaagtttttgcaattttccggactgactgaccttcatttcttaaagtaatgatggccactcgtttttctttagttagctgattggttcttgccataatatgaattttaacagttgtccaatagggctgtcggctgtgtattaacctgacttctgcacaacacaactgatggtcccaaccccattgataaagcaagaaattccactaattaaccctgataaggcacacctgtgaagtggaaaccatttcaggtgactacctcttgaagctcatggagagaatgccaagagtgtgcaaagcagtaatcagagcaaagggtggctattttgaagaaactagaatataaaacatgttttcagttatttcacctttttttcttaagtacataactccacatgtgttcattcatagttttgatgccttcagtgagaatctacaatgtaaatagtcatgaaaataaagaaaacgcattgaatgagaaggtgtgtccaaacttttggcctgtactgtatattaacccTTCTAACTCCACAGGTGCGCGGGCGCTCCCACGCGACAGCGTCGGTACTTTGCAGAATATCTCGGGAACCACACAACAAAACTTAATGGGGAAAATTGCTATCACAAGCATACTCTTTGGGCGATCTATGGTGAGCTCGGGGCAATTCTAGCCTTTCGAGAAGGTTTTCAATCCAGCCATTAAGTGCGGCGTTTTTTCCGGGAATTTCGCGCGTGAATTACACCGTGATAACTCCGTGATAAGTTCATTATTCATTACATTTTGTGATAAAAACGTGTAAATTATGTTAGCGGACCTCCATATTGAAGCTTGATGTAAACGATGATGACTTCCGGTCGGTCTCTCGACCAATGAGATGCTCcgatttcttcttcttttgtttttatgacggTGACATCCAATCCCAGCAGCCAAAGATCAGCGTGAGGTGAAATAGTTATCTTCCAGTATCGAAAACAAAGGAATAATAATCTCCCATGGCcaaaacaaagataaataaacatttactaACAACTTTTGAACGTGGAAATGTACACAAGCTTTACACACAAGCTTTACGCACTATATGGCATGTGCTTAGTCCGCATTTCCTGTGCGCACGTATGTTTTTTACTGCATTTACTGTGGTTTATGGTAGACAGAAGttattgttatttgttttatatagAGCAAATTTCGCGGGTAATAATCTCGTGGGTCATAATTTCGCGGTGTTTGTGGTGGGAGAGGAGAGAGTCGGAGAGATAGGTTAGTGAGTTTGAGAGTAGTGAGTTTTATTGATAGAGAGAGttagacagacaaacaaaaagttCTTTTCAGAACTACTTGGAGAGGGGAAAGTTCTTTTCAGAACTATGGCGACTGCAAAAAGGTGCTTCACTGTTGCTGAAGCAATGGATTTAGTTTTGAATGGTGGTGGTGACGGACTGGAGCTAATGCTAACCAGCAACTCTGAGTCAGGAGCAGAGTCATTCCTGACAGATGAAGAGGTGGTCTACCAGGAGGGACTTGACCCTGCTGAAGAGTAAGTGGCCTTAtttgaaataacaaaataaataaaataaaatgtacatattttttttttagtacacCTGTGTTAGGTTGGCTGGTTGGCTGTTTACTGGGTGGGAATGGAGCTCAATAGTCTCATGTTAGCTGTAAAGAATGTGAACGTGTGGGGTTTACTCAGACATTACATAGTgtgagaaatgaaatgaaaaataatctgatagGCTTTATAAgatctaatgtttttttttcttttttctcatattttttgtattacagtGTTGATCATCAACAACAGGCAGGCCCTCCTGATACATCGGTTCTCCCTTCCACTTCCTCTGCTGTTGTGGCTGCTCTGCCACTTTCCAGAAGGGGACAAGGAAAAGTGAACTATGCTCTTTcttctgaagaagaggaggaagagccaTCAACCTCTGCTGTGCTGCAGCCATCAGTTGGAGGTCCTGGGAGGAAGAGAACCCCCTCAGCAACCAGAAGGGGACGGGCCAGGTCCAGAGGTGGATGCAGGTCCAGGTCTCCTCTTAGGCCACAGTCAGCAGCCTCTGCCACATCCTGGAAAACAGAGGAGCATCCAGACACAGCTCCAGAGCCAAAGAGGTTCCTCCCAGCAAGAACCCCTGGACATCAACTAAGCTCCACCAGTATGTACACACCACTGGACCTGTTCAAACTGTTTTTCACAGATGATGTTGTGAAAACACTGTGTCAGAACACGAACAAACAGGCTGCAAAAAATATTGTACAGGGCAAAAAATATTCATGGACGGACATCACCACCCAGGAATTCCAGAAGTTTTTGGGACTGAACTTTTATTTTGCCCTGGTGAAGATGAACGCAGTCCAGGATTACTGGAAAACTGGTTCCATTTTCAGCCTGACCTTCCCAGCCAGTGTCATGCCACGGAACAGGTACCTGGTAATCTCCTGGAATGTCCACTTGAGTGATCCTGACCAAGATGTGGAGAATGACAAGAAGAAGGGGACACCAGAGCATGACCGCCTGTTTCGCCTGAAGCCCCTTATGGTCTCCATCCAGGATGCCTGTAAGGCCCACTACCACCCCTACCAGAACCTGGCGATTGACGAGCGGATGGTGGCGACCAAGGCTCATACTGGCATGACTCAGTATATGAAGGCAAAACCTACTAAATAGGGTTTCAAGCTTTTTGTGCTGGCAGACAGCAGCAACGGCTACACAGTTGATTTTACTGTGTACACAGGCAAGACCCAGTTTCCATCAGGAGTTGGGCTAGCCTACGACGCAGTGATGTCCCTGATCAAGCCAGCATACCTGGGCACTGGCTTCCATGTGTACATGGACAATTTTTATACAAGCCCAACACTTTTCAGGGCACTGTATAATGTTAACATGGAAGCATGTGGCACCTACAGAGACAACAGGAAAGAGTGCCCCCAGACATCTGAAAATGCCCTGCACAAAAAAGTACCAAGAGGCTCCATCAGGTGGATACGCCAAGGCCCACTCATCTTCGTCAAGTGGATGGATACACGAGAGGTCTCTGTCTGCTCCACGATCCACCGAGCATTTGATGGAGCCACTGTAAAGAGGAGGATGAAAAGTCAGGATGGCAGCTGGATCACAACATCTGTCCCATGCCCAACACCTGTTGTGGAGTACAACAAGCACATGGGAGGTGTTGATTTATCAGACCAGCTGATACAGTACTACTCACAGATCCAGCAGATGGTACCGCACCCTCCTCTACCATTTCATGGACATTGCTGCCACCAACAGCTATCTCCTTCACAAGGATCTCTGCAAGCAGAGGCAACAGGAACCCATGAGCCACAGAGGCTTCCTCCAAGAGTTGACAGCTCAGCTCTGTGGTGTCACGGTGAATGTCCCTCCTCAAAGAGCACAGGGCTCACACATTCCCGTGCCAGTCTCCCATGTAGAGGATAAGGGCAAGAAGGCCACGGCTGGGAGAAAAAAGTGCATCCTCTGCAGAAAGGACAGGCAGGTCCAACAGTCCACCCCCTGGAAGTGTGAGATGTGTGATGTAGCCCTCTGTCTTGTTCCAGACAGAAACTGTTTCAAGGAGTGGCACAAGTGACTGAGGAAGTGAGGGAAAAACGAGTggagaaaaaatgtaaaaatgtaaatattttttgttgtgtttgtgttagaaTGTTGGGATCTTTTTCTCCTGATAGCCAAGGCCTGAGAGAAAcatatttgaaaatgaaaaagcttGTACATTGTTGATCTGTGTCTTTTTTGAATTAAATTCTGTGACATTCAATTTCcgttttgctttttcttttgtttttctactcaTATAACTATTGATCCATTCATGTAGCATCATTTTAGCATACATATTATTATTGCCCAggttgtcctgaaaaaaaaagatgttcatTACTTGACTGTGCATGAAAGGGTTGAGATTATACATGCATTAATAGACACAGAGGCCAGGCGGACAAAAAATAGCAATAAATGGCTTGGTTTTTTAAGGGTTAATCACAGAACACAGTGGACAACTTATATCTGACATTGAGATTTTTTAATACATAATATGGAGGTGGTAAAGTTTTTGGCTTCCTGCACACAGCAAAGCTTGTGTGACTTTCTGGGTTTTCTCCTCATTTTAGGTCTGCTATTTTGAATCATTGTAGTATTAAAGATCTATGGATGGCAGTGATAGTCTGTTGATCCACTGCTTTGGTTCAGAATTAAATGCTATTTGTCAACTATTGTATGGACTGTGAAGAAATATGGTTCAGGCATTCATCTTCTCATGatgaattgtaaaaatgtgatgatCTTGTGCCAAGTGGCATGTATGttccgcagcacctccacggactattacatccagacagtCCCGGtctttcctccgcaggctccacttcactcaactgcccgataaacctgctgcttcttcccactttaacctgaataacaaaccagggctcggtgctccggttggatccaaacggagagccggggctagtttgggaagctagcagaggctaactggctgtgtttcCTTCCGGCATGCAGCGCTAGCCACTCCAAGCTAGCcccagctctccgtttggattcAAATGGATTCACTCACTACAGGGGCAAgggaataaaacctaaacagccaatcagaatgatCTCTTTCACCGACTAGCTCCgctgctgattcaacatgctcaatcgccTGAAAAGCAGATGCCGCCGACACCGAAggtgtgggacacaccgcaaaaactaggccgacagatgctcaccaacggccgactttggtcgacggccgaccgtcggcttggtgtgtcagggccttaagatgGTAAACATGTTAAACCTAAAAATTGCTGAACATTAGTATTTTAGTAGGTCTTACgtgttttacatatattttatgAATGTAAGAGATACAGCGACAAGATATTAATCATAACAATGATCAACAACAAACCATAGTAAAACCTTGCCCACCATGTTTGGCTTTTCTTAATCTTTTGTCACATCGCTATCCAATGCTTAGTCACAGATTCTCAACCCTGCTCTATTCCCTACCATGTACTAACTCTCCTGTCATTTCATATCCATCCACCTGGATCTGACCCCCATCACCTGACTCCCCTACTTGCCTGCACCCGTCTCCACATTCATAGATCCAGATTGTCTGAATTGTGTTTCACCCTCAGCTTTGCAGCACTTTTCCTTTTTCGCCTGCCTGATCCTGCCTGTATGATGCCCTGCCAGCCCAACTAACTTATCTCTCAGCATGATCcacatttttaataaatgtaaataaatttgCTCACTTGTATCACCCTGGTTTTTACTTTTGACTGAAATTATTTTTAGGTTCCTAGTTAACATGAACTTTCACCTCTCCTGACCATCTCTGAGTCATGCATATCGTTTCAACCCTGGTCCTTAGGGGAGCCATTCCATATGTTGagaattattttgttttgtgcttcCTGAATTCTGATCTGTCACATGCATTTTAAGGAAAAATTAAATGAATCAAAAATCTATCAAGTTATACCAGGCTGAGAGAAGAGAAGCTGAGGCAGATGATTGGAAAAGGAGATTTGAAATTGAGAGTAAGTTGCTTGTAAATTTGTAAATTTAAAATTTGTggaatcaaaatgtttttatatggaCAGGAAAAGAAATATTCAATCTGTGGTCATTGtgacacaaacattaaaagCTAAAGTGAATCATTATTGTATTTCAATATTTCAGACAAGTTtgataaagaaattaaaaaagacaatttAAACAGTATTCAAAAATGGCCTCCTAAATGATGTACTACATATGTCTGTATTTTTCTGCATACAGAATACTTTGTGTTAAACCTCAGTTTCCTTCTATTTGCTGGCTATTTGGAGACACCACAGAGGCCTGACAGAGCatcaacaaaaatatttttaattaatagaCATCCTATTGGAGAACAGTTTTTCAGCAGGTATTCATACTAGAGCTGGGTGATATGTCCTGAAaatcatatcacaatatttctaGGCTTTATATGGATACACAATTtatatctctgtattttcaaAACCCCTCAAAAGCACTTCATTAGTGATTGGACTGGGACACAAAATCGACGATagcaatatttttgaccatGTACAATCTCGGCTGTGACAATATTGTagatatggaaaaaaaagattcacaaaGTGATAACACAATAAGATACATGATAGTATCATAACTAATGTGAATATAATGACAATATGGGTAAAAGCAAGCACTGAAACGAAAggagaacagtctggtaagttgatAAATTTACATCAGTTTAATGTATTTCAGTCTTTCAAACCAGGAAATGACACCATCTCTGCAAAATCCAAGATGATATATAGTGTCATATCTCAGTAACGATGTAATATTGACATATTGTCCATTTACTGTACTATTGTACATTTACTGTACTTAGGTTTTGAGGTACTTAAACTTTAGGATTTAATTTTCTGATACTTTATATTCCACTCTACTACATTTcggaggcaaatattgtactttcaaATCCCCTACATTTGTTTGACTGCTTTAGTTGCTCTGGATATCCCAAATGATTATACAATATGTCATCAACAAGTGAACTttgctattttttaatttacttaattTATCCCTGAGGAGGAATTCAGCAGTTTATAACTGGTCTTTGCCAcataaaacaccaaaaaaatatgaatgcatTATTGatcaatacaatgtaaaatgattaatataatatttaaaCAGAATACAAACAGGGTTTATTCTGAAAGGGGCTCAGTaatttacttttgatactttaatacTATTTTTTGCCTCAGTAAAACTTTTAATGCAGAAAttttacttgtattaaagtatttaaacatTGTACAGTCACTACTGATGCAACtttgtgcagataaatgtgattcttcatttttattttaagtttgcAGCCTGTACAGAGGCCTGAGAGTCAGAGCTGAGAAGTGCTGATATTGTGTGGCACTCTGCAGCCTGTTGCTTAGCCTTAATTGATGGCCCATCAAGGGGAGGGGCCACACCCcccccacactcacacacctagGCTGCTCGTGCCTGTGAACCTGTGAGCAGGGCAAACTGTCCATCCCCCACCTCAGCAGCCCTGCATGTGCTCGCTGAGGCAGCGTGAGGAGCATGGAAGGAGTTTGGAGAGACTCAAGAGGAGACTACAGCAATTAAGACTATATCACGACCGCAACTGCAGAGGAGGTTTTTCTCAAAGAATTTGTCAGCAAGTaagtgttaaaacatttttgattttagctTGTACATGTCAACTTATGCTAACGGTATTATGTTTTCCTGCACTTTAGAAACATGTCACGATTCAAACTTTATAAAATGCAAGTGGAAGTGGCAAGTTATGCTAAATTTTAAGCTGGAGAAgtaatttaatgttattttgtttttgtatgtgacCATAAATCTGACTATATGAGTTCCTAGCAAGTCAGTTAACTGTGACCATTGTATTTGTTTAGTTAACCCTTTAGATTCACTGACAAATGAAATGATCAAATGTTAGATTTAACCTTAATTTAAAGCAACCTCTCAAAGTATTTTCATACCtagtttatgacattttttctcaGTATGATGAAATACATGTAGGTGCCTGTGATTAATGTAGGGTGTAGTGTCTTTCAGTGTTTCGTGTCTTTTAGAAATTTAGAGACATTCCATGACTGTGGATGAATGCCATTTTAAGAGACAAACTGCGGATGTAGACTTTAGCTGGTTAGTTGCACTTGAGATGTAAGCTGAAATCAGCTCTTACACCTTAtgtgaataataataatcagcTCTGTTTAACCTGATTCAGTATCTTTCCTTTTGTTTCACTCACTCTCACCATGTGACTGTCAGTTTAGTTAACACAGTAGACAGTATATGTTGGTGTGAACTTACATCCTGTAACACAGAACATTGATCATTGAACAAAATGTGATTTGAACTTTTAGACCTGAACTAAAAGAAACTGTGATCTTGGGATATAACAACATGCTGTTTCTGAAATTAGGTTAAGTACATTTCACAATAAGCCTGCATTGGTTTCACATGGAAAATGAGTAATCTACAAATCGTCAGTgatcactttattaggtacatgtGTACAATCTTATACATTACAAGACAACTGTATTGACAAAGTGCAGGCATGTGCAGAGGGGCTGGCTAAGGGTACCTGAGCCCCTGCCCCTTTGCTCCTGATGCCtaaagtgtgtgtttgccaAGGCAACTATATTTTCACTGTCACaaaggctgggcaatatatcagcTTTTAAAGATACCGTGTATCAGTGTATTCTATAATGAAGTAAAGGACAATAactttttatattgtttatttacCAGTTGCTCAACATAATTTCAAGTAAGGCCTGCAAGTGTGCCTCTCCTCTCATGCCACGCAGCTCCGCCCCACTCACCACatagttctccagcaacactgaGGGAGATACAGCACCACTGCTCTGTTTCAATTAGTCTGTTAATTTGTCTTCAGTCAGACATAGGCCTGAGTGTTGCACAGTCAATAAGATGAAGCAATGCAGGTTAAAATCATTCTTAACACCTTGAAGTATACTGTAGTCCAGAACAAAAAGACTTTTAAATAATACCTTGCTTATCAACGaacaaatatttacatctaCCCATTTTTGACTCAGGCTACAGAAACTGAAATGATGGCAGAGCTGTGTGTGGGTAATAAAGTGGCTACTGACTGCATGGGAAATTAGGAATTTGTaatttataatataatataatttattttaattacacAGACCAAATTCAATGAATGAAAGCATGCAGATTAGAGTGTGTAGATTGTATGTATTCATGATGACaaggttcgtttttttttttagtcatctATATATGAGTGCCTTTTTAACAATGCAGTATTGACCAGTTCTTGCCTCGTTTGATGTACGAAGAGACAAATGTGCAGAAAGATAGCAATGTATAATTGTGTTGTACAACTTAGTAGAAGTTACTAGTTTGATTCTAATTATtttgttgaaactgtttcagacaataacatttaaataataTCTCTTCACTTTGTTGTTAGGTCCTGATTCTGACACAATGACTGGGAGGCCAACACAAGTAAGTACCTATACAAAATCTTTACACTGTACTTATTCAGACTCAGTAGAGTGGTGAAAGGATCGTGTTATTTCAGTACGCCAGCCTGGATATTAGCTtctccctcatcaaaaagcctatATGGGATTTTTCAATTTGATTTTGGATTATTactgaaaataaactgtttctTGATACCTACATGTTTGGTTCAGCATAGCAATCTTCACAGATAAGCACcactttatgatttttgaagtgtaaattACATTGTTAgcagtaaaaagctaatgttaagcCAACCATGTACAACCAACATAGTCTTGGTAAGACACACATTAGCAGCCACCATTTTAAAGGTACttacattgtttgtttgtttttagttcaaatgtgtcttttataatgtgttttatgtcacagaacaaaatgtgtaaatattAAATTTGAGACAAGAAACCCAAAAATGCTGAATGACTTCAGGGTTATGGAACTTGTTCATTAACCACTCTTTATTACACGgttctattaaatgctgtattctgattggtcagtcgtgGCATTCAgtggtctgatattactgtgtaatgaccacTCCTAGTAGCAATGGTCATTACACAGTTGCGAAGAGGGGTTTGGAGCTTTCCTTTTGAAACTGCcatagaaaacaacaaaacagcagccACAAACTCAAACACTGTGCATATATCAGTTTAGAAACTTTTGAAACTGCCAGTATGCCATCGCTGAATATTGCACAGAACCTCACAATATAGATGAGTCAAGACAAATTGTAACAACTCAGTCCAAGATTTTCAGAGTGAGACTCCTCTTTTAACAAGTTTgtgtttctggttaaaaaaataatttaatgtaaTATACAGGTCTCTCTGTGGGAAAGGTTTCTGTAATAACGTCTGTTAACCCCAGAAAACCCCAGCATATCAAAAACAGTTCTAGTAGACATAACTAAATCAATCTAAAGTAGTACAATGCAGCCATGTCACAGCTGCCAGCTGAGGAGATCTACTGACATGATTCAAAACTTTTGTTATGTATAGTTAACCACTGATACATGTATATACAGGCCTGAGGTTTGCAAACTACCATACTTACATTTTacaggttaaaaacaaaacaaaacaacacacaattaCATGTGACCTGTCAGTAGTATGCTGCTTTATCTACTCTCATTTCAAAACGTGGTAAGGATTGATTATTCAGGCTCTCTGTCAGGCAGGAAGCCTTTTACAGTTACAGTGCAGGTGAAATGGAGAAAACGTGTGTGGCATAGAATTGCTGAAATACGAGTGGACTCTATTTGCAGAGTTCTTAGTCAAGATTACATTCAGTTTACTTCACCAGGATAATTCAGGTAAACACGTATTTACAAAAGACACTTAAAAAGTAAATACATGTTAAAGTTTTGGTTTTATAAACATTACTATCACTCTTACCGTTGCCATGCTCATGCAATATTTAATTATCAAAAAGTGACACCTTTCTAATCTAGTATTagtgagtaaaattgtttaactGCAAGACCTAGAATTGATGTATTAATTGTATGTGACTACATTTTCTCTGACATATATGCTTTGTGCTTACAGTTGGACAGTATCCATGAGGAGTCGGACGGTGAATTTCCCAGCCTTACAGGACCAGACCCAGACTACAATCCAGCTCAGAGTGAATTATCATCTAGTGATGTGGATGTGATAAACCTGGATAAACCTTCATTATTTAAGGAATTATTTAGTGATGAAGCTGTTGAAGGTCCAGATACAGATTCAGGAGAAGACAAAGATCAACAAACAGACAAGTGCAATATTAAAAAGCACAAAACCCCCAGAAATTATGtgaaaagaaataagaaaaaagtaaagatgAACAAAGATGAAGTGAAAACTGTGACCATAAAAACCTGCACAAAAAGGCAGAATGGCAAACAATCATGGGACAAAAAGCACTACTGTCTTTACTGTGGACAGCCACACTCAAAGATAGCGAGACATTTGAAGAGTAAGCATATGGAGATCGAAGATGTAGCATATGCCTTCAGTTTTCCAGTAGGGTCAAAATACAGGAAAGCACTGCTGGATCTACTGTGCAGTAAAGGGGATTTCAATCACACTGCCGAAGTCCTGGAACAATGCAGGGAACAACTCGTGATGTGTAAGCAGCCCTCTCATAAGGCCTTGGTTGAGGATTATTTGCCTTGCACATATTGTTATGGGATGTTTGCCAGAAAGGAGTTGCGGAAACATCAGTTCTCATGCGGAAGCAAAAAATCTTGTATGACAAATGGAAGGAGAAAAGTACAAAGTCATGCTGCACGCTTGCCTCCAATTGCTGCTTCCTCCGATAAATGTCAGAAGATTATTGATAATATGCGACAAGATGATGTATCCTTTCACATCAGGACAGACTCTTTGATTTGCAGGTACGGTGAAGCACTGCGTGCAAACCATGTGCGTGTGAAGTCAAGACACCAGTACGTTGCACAGAGAATGAGGGAGCTTGGCCAATTTATGTTGGTTGCTAAAGACATGGATAAGACTGTAAAGGGTCTGGAAGACTTGTGTGCACCATCAAGGTTTCAGTTTGTTGTCAGTGTGGCAAAGAAGGTTGCAGAGTGTAGTCCAGGCAAAAATGAGTATGGAAAACCTCCCACTGCTGTCCAAATTAGATTCTGTCTCAAAGGAGCGGTGAAGGTCCTGATTAGACAAACACTCATGAATGATGATGACCTGGCAGAGAGGAAGGCCAAACAATTTCTGGAACTTTTGGACAAAAACTGGAAGAACCATGTTTCTGTCAGTGCTCATCAAACAATACAAGAAAAGAGATGGTACAAGCAAGATGACATCCCCCTGACAAAAAATGTGACGACTCTGAGGGATCATCTGAGGATGGTGGAAGATAAAGCAAAGGAGGAACTGACAAAGGAGCTCAGTTTAACCGCCTACAAGATGTTGAATGAGACGGTTCTGGCACAGGTCATTATCTTCAACAAGCTGCGTGAAGGGGAATCATCACACTTGACTCTTGACACCTACGAAACAGCAAGCACAAATCCCATAAACAAGGACATATATGAAACCTTGTCTCCTCTAGAGAAAGAGCTCAGCAAGCTTCTAACTCACTTAGAAGTCCAAGGAAAAAGAGGCAGGAAGGTACCTGTTTTCTTGACACAGAGAATGAAGGAGTCAATTGACTTGTTGATTAACAGAAGAGATGAAGCTGGCATACCTGCTGAAAACCCTTATCTCTTTGCAAGACCTGGTACAATGACAAACATACGTGGCTGTGACTGTCTGCAAAAATATGCAGAGGAAAGCAAAGCAGAAAACCCTGAGCTCCTGAGATCAGCTAAATTAAGAAAACAGGTGGCCACCCTATGCCAACTCCTGGATCTGAATGAAAAGGAGCTGGAACAAGTTGCAAGGCTTATGGGGCATGACATCAGAGTTCATCGCGACTTTTACCTACAGACGGACAAAGCATTTCAAATTGCTAAAATAAGCAAACTTCTGTTTGCAATGGAGCAAGGCACTGAGAGCTTAAACGGGAAGAACCTCAACACCACCAACCCTTCTGTTAATGGTATGTATGCACTACAACTGACAGTTTTGTCCTGCTGTTTACTGACATCACATACAGCATTCTCACAATACGCCACAAAATTTATAGCTGACGTAATCACATTAGCTATTAGAGGTCCTAACAACTAAGAAGTGTACATGTATTTACAAATCCAAGAGGAAGGCTAGTGTCTTTTAAATTTGTACAGTCTACACCAGCTGGACAATATAACTGTCATTTCTTAAAAACATTATCAGGCAACCCATAAAGATGAAAAGTCACTTCTTTTT
This region includes:
- the LOC117249113 gene encoding uncharacterized protein LOC117249113, with amino-acid sequence MNKDEVKTVTIKTCTKRQNGKQSWDKKHYCLYCGQPHSKIARHLKSKHMEIEDVAYAFSFPVGSKYRKALLDLLCSKGDFNHTAEVLEQCREQLVMCKQPSHKALVEDYLPCTYCYGMFARKELRKHQFSCGSKKSCMTNGRRKVQSHAARLPPIAASSDKCQKIIDNMRQDDVSFHIRTDSLICRYGEALRANHVRVKSRHQYVAQRMRELGQFMLVAKDMDKTVKGLEDLCAPSRFQFVVSVAKKVAECSPGKNEYGKPPTAVQIRFCLKGAVKVLIRQTLMNDDDLAERKAKQFLELLDKNWKNHVSVSAHQTIQEKRWYKQDDIPLTKNVTTLRDHLRMVEDKAKEELTKELSLTAYKMLNETVLAQVIIFNKLREGESSHLTLDTYETASTNPINKDIYETLSPLEKELSKLLTHLEVQGKRGRKVPVFLTQRMKESIDLLINRRDEAGIPAENPYLFARPGTMTNIRGCDCLQKYAEESKAENPELLRSAKLRKQVATLCQLLDLNEKELEQVARLMGHDIRVHRDFYLQTDKAFQIAKISKLLFAMEQGTESLNGKNLNTTNPSVNVENPMSPSETVPQEGKKRAREVDDDGCLDLFSPRKKLDPCNEDDQSPGISLSQRLPPRMRRRKRKKAEKQIDEGSDLFCPEKTVHQSSEDGSSDRDDQRSGKNLVTQKKNKKKREKQMVKGKEPLQATVRRPWSEAERMAVEKHLGNFLAERRVPWKRDCLRAIQADKALSERSWKSVKNYVCNKIVTLTLKKLKYEGLGMHHFDP